The Pirellulales bacterium genome includes the window CGGTATGGTCACGGCCGACTCAGCGCCGTATGCAGTGTTGATCTGGCGGTGAGCATGGCGGCGCCTGATCTGCTGGCGATTCGCGTGGATAATTTTCGAGCCGGGCTGATTCCGATTCCGATGGGCCGCATACTGGACGCCATCAGCCAGCAAGCGCGGCGCGCGGGGGTCGCCATTGAGTGGAAGCAGTCTGATGGCAACCCCGTCGCATTGGTGCGTATGTCGCCGTTCGAGAACCGCGATCAGCGATTCTTTGTGCGGAGCATTGAGATGCACGACGGCGAAATGTATGTGACTGGCCAAACCGAGCCAGTGCGCGTCGCGAGACTACCGGCCGGGCTACATTAGCCGCAGGCGGCCGATGTTGGCCGTTATTCGACTTGGCCTACTGCCGGCAACATTCGGCAGCGCCACGCGCCCGCGAACTTTTCGAGGCGCAGTTGTCCGCGTAGATGTTGGCCGGCGATCCGCGCTGAAATGCTGAGATTGTCGCAGGCGTCGATCTGGCAGCTTCCACGGTCGTAGCGGGCGACATGCCCACGATCGCCGGAAATCGGCCCCTCGTATTCAAGATAATCGAGGCGATGATCGTGGATTCGCTGAGCGACGACCCAGGCGACTGGTGTGGGGAGTTCGCTCAACGACCATGTCCATAGCGCGCCATTGCGCTCGAGCATCAAGTCCCAATGCGAAGGGCGATGGTCGCCCGTTGGCATCTCGTGACGAAGCACGACGAATTGAGACATGCGCATTCGACACTAAGGAGGATGAATTGCCGCGGTTGGGCAGTTCAATATAGTCGAATGCGATGCGTCAGGGTCCAGTGACAATGGTGGTTTCGGTGTCCGCGCTGGCGCCGCGCGGCATGCCTTGGCTCGTCACCTGCACACCCACGCGCACCGTCCCGGCGCGCTGCGCCCGCATCCGCACCCGATAGGTCAGCGTGGCATTCGGTTCAAGCTGCGGGAAAGGGCGAAACTCGACGCGCTGTCCGACCAGATCGGCCCGCGCGGGACCACTGGTGCCTGGCCCCAATGGGGTCATCTCCAATGGGGCCGAGACCGTGACGCGCACTTGCTGATCGGGGGTCGTGCCGCGGTTGGTGACGCGCACTTCGTAGTCCACCTCGCGGCCGGCCGCAACGGGGTCGCGAAGATCGACGATCGTGACTTGCAGATTGGAGGCCGCTGGTTGGCCAGGCTGCGCTGGAGGCGCTGCCTGACCTGGGCGAATCTCCAGACATGCCTCGCTATCGGCACGCGCTTCCTCGCGCGTGGTTACGGTGACACGATTGCAGGCGCGTCCGATCGCCTTTTGGCAGCGGCAGCGAATCTGAAGTCTAAAGTCCTTGCCGGGGGGGAGCGTGTCGATGAGCCAGACGATATCGTCGCCAACAAAGGAGTAGCCGCGCGTGGCCTGGACGGGATCGAGGGCCAAGTCGTAGTTGTCGGCAACTTTGAGTTCGTTGACCGTAACCGTACCGGTGTTCTTCACATAGATATCGAAATCGGCCATTTCTCCCACGTTGACCGACGCGGGACCGGTCTTGGTGACCGAGATAGTGGGTGTCACGCCGGGGGGTACGGTCGGCGGGGGGGGCGGTCCGCCAGGGGCGGCAGCGACTGTCACGCACTTGCGGGCGCTGCCGAGTATGCCGCCGGCGCCAACCACGTCGACCGAGTTGCATTGCTGCCCGGCCTGCACGGCGCGGAGCGTGATCGCCACGGTCTGCGTTTGGCCGGCCTCGATCACGCCGAGATCGCGTTCCAATGGATTGGCGGCCACGGCGTGTTGGAATCCGGCGTCGAAGCGATCGACGATCTTGAGACCGCTGAGCGGCGTATTGCCGCCGTTGGTTACGGAGACTTGAAATGCGACATCCTGTCCAGTCTGGGCCGTATCGGGCCCCAGCATGCGCACATCGAGCGAAGTGGTCATGACCGTGGTCGAGACGCAATCCTGGGCGCCGACGCCATCCGCGCTGGCCAGTGCGGCGCACAGATTGAAGGTGCCGGGCGCCGCGACGCGCAGATTGATGTCGATCAGTCGCGATTGCTGACTCGGCAAGTCTCCCAGGCGCCAGATCAAGCGCTGGCCCTGCACGCCGGGGGGCGGGTTGCCCGATTCAAACGTCAATCCTGGCGGCAGTTCCTCGCTGATGACGACATCGCGCACAGTGGCGCCGCCGGGGTTATTGACTTCAATGCGGTAGGAGGCGAGGGCCCCGACCGCAGCCTGGGCAGGCCCGGTGTGCCGGAGCGAGATATCGGGAGCGCCCCACGTTTTGGTTGTGCTGCCGGTGCCAAGAATCAAACGTTGGGCGCCAGTGGCAGTGTCGTTGGGGCGGATGATTTGGATGGCGATCTGGTTGGTCCCGGGCGTCGGCGTCTGTTGAAAGATTTCGACGCTGGCCTGGCCCAGTTCGTTGCTGGCAACCTCGGCGATTTTCGCGCCACCGGGCGCGAAGCCGGCTTCTGGCCCGCCGACAATTTCGTAACGGACACGCCAGCCTTGCACTGGTTGGCGGTTGGTGGCTTTGCTGATAACCGTGGTAAAGATGTGGCGCGTGCCAACGGGATTTACCGCAGCGGGCGGAAATTGCCACTGCGCGTCGACCCAGTGAATTTGGGCCGTTTGCTGGCGACGATCCCAGCCATAGACCTCGGGGCCAAAGGCGGTGACAAAACTGGTGCCTTCGACCGGCGAACTGACCGTGACCCACGACTGGCCTTTGAGCACGGCCACATCGTCGTCGAGCGTGGGAGTGCCGCGAGTGAGACACACGTATTTAGACGACGTGGTGCCAATCGCGTATGAGTTGTCCACCTTTTCGGAGGCGGCGGTGAAGATATTGAGATAATGCAACGAATTGCGACGCCCCACCTGCATGAACTGACCGACACCGCCGGGCGCCAACAGCCACTCGACATTCTCATCGGCGATGAGATGGCTTTCGTGGTCACAGAGTCCGGCCAACACCACGACTTCGCTACCGACCGGCGCGATGACTTGGCGCGGGGAAACAAAAATGCCCGCCGGCCGATGCTGCTCGTGCAGCGGGTTGGGATCGGGCCGGAAGTTGGGTTGTTTTGGCTTGGGGGGGGCGGCTGTCTTGGGCTGGCATGGCCGAGGCCCGCAGCAGGGCCCAAGTGAACATGACCCCAACGAGCACGACCCGCCAGGGCAAATGCTGCTGAGACATTGGCTGGTCAGCGGCGAGGCGGGAGTGGCCGGCGCGGCGTAAAGCGGAGGGGCGACCGGAACCATCGGCTGCGCCACGGGGGGCTGGGCAACCAGCGGCTGCGAAATGGGTGGCGGCGCGATTGGTGGGCCGACGACCGGCGCTTGGGCCCAGGCAACGCGCGTCAGCAGTAGGGCCGCCGCAAGCAGCGCCCAGCGCGTGACGAATCGATGCCTTCCTGGACCAACCATGTGGCAATGCGCCATTGGGGAGAATGGCTAGCGGGCCGCCGCACCGCCACAGGCTCCGATATGCCTGGGGGCGCGGCCGGTCGCGCTCGCGGCCGACAAATCCTTCCTCATCGAAAAACTACACGCGCCGCAGCGTGGTGTTGCCAAAAATCAACGTCAACGTGTTGCGAAAAGTCATCGTTAGTCGGCACGACCAGCAAACGCGCAAGAAACAGGCCTCGGAATGAAGGATTCCGAGGCCTGCAACAGATTTCGTAATTCTAAGCCAGACGGCCTGGGCTGTTACTCAAGCGTGAGATTTCTCAGGTAGTCTTCCAGTTCGCGCCGCAGCTTTTGCTCTTCCACGGTGAGGTCTTCGATCTGGCCGCGGGATTTCTCTAGCTCGTCTTCCTGCGAGTTGAGCTTTTTCAAGTAGCGATTGTAAAGCTCGGTGTTCTGGCCAATTTTTCCCATATTCTCGCGAATGCGGGTTTGATCCTGATCGATGGCGGCCACCTGCTTTTCGATGTTCTGACGTTGGTTGACCACGCTTTCGATCGCTTGGCGCTTGGCCACCACCTCGCGTAGCGCTTGTTTGACCTCTTCTTTGACCTTGGCGCCGGTCAGATAGTAGTGAATGGCGCCAAGATCGAGATCGAGCACGGCCAAGTGCTGGGTGTTGACCATCTCTTCAACGACCGTCAACTTGGCGGGTTTGCCAGGTTCGGCCGTGACTTCGAAGCGGTAGCGATCGCGCGTCTTCTCTGCGGGCTTGGCGGGTTCGACCAAGGTCCAATTCGGGTCGAATGGGTGCTCAATCAGCACTTTGCGGGGTTGGCCAGCGGAGTTCTTGATGGTGTACTCGACCGAGCGACGGAACTTGCGCTGCGCTTCGAGCACGCCTTTGACGATCTTGACGCCGGTGATCTCCTCGGGATGCGACTTTTGCTCCTGTGAGACTTCGATCTCCAGATCGAGCGCATAGCTGATGAGCCGCTCGCTGCCGGGCGCGAGGTCTTCGATCTGCGCGTCGCCGGCATAGGCGCCGCCATCAAAGACCGTGATGGGACCCTGCATCAGGTGCAAGTCGGTCTTATTGGTGAGCTTGAGTCCGTTCAGTGGGTGCTTGGGCTGCACATTGACGTTGTAAATGGAGACCTTCTCCGCTTCGACCGGGCTATTGACGATCGGCAGCATGGCCGATTTTTGGCGTTGGAGGGTCACCGGCTCGTCGATGGCGTATTGAAAGAGTTCGCCGACTTCGCTGGCCTGGGCCGCGGGCTCAACATTGCCGACGACGAAGCCGGCGTCTGCTGCAGCGCTCTGCGCTTCCATGCCCTCCGCGGTCGGAGCCGGCGCGGCGGGCGCGGCGGCCGCCAACTGGCCCGATCTTGCCTTACGCATGGGGGGGGCCGCGCCACCGGCGGCGCCCCGAAATCTCTGCTCGCTTTGGGCCAGGTCTTGACCGTATTGCTGCGGGCGTAGGCTGGCGAACAATTCGGGTTCGACAACTGGCCGCTGGAGATACAGCGGTTCGTAAAGATCCATGACGAATGAAATGGGGCGACCACTGACAAGCGTCAGTCGCACGTTGTCCCAATCTTCCTCGGTGGTGTTTTCGACAATGGCCCAGCCTTGCAGGAGCGGTGATTCCTTGTCTTTGAGGACCAGGCGATAGCTGGTCTTCCAGATGGGCGCCTCTTGGATATAACCGACACGCACTGCCCGCTTGCCATCTCCCGAAAAGCGCAGCGTGACGGTCTTCTTGTCGGTCGAGTGCCCGCTGGCGAGCAGAGCCAAGGCCTGGCCAAATTCTTGATTCAGCTTGACGTTGGCAAATCGGATGCTGGAAATCTGCTCCAGTGGAATGCTTTTTAGCCCCGATTCGGTCAACAGGTTGATGACATCGAACTCGATGATGGTGTCGCCGTCGCTACTGGCCTTACGTTTGCGCTTTTCCAGGCCGACGATGATCCCGGTGGTTTTTTCGGGGGCCTCGACCTCGACGGTTTCGCCGCGCACCTGGCCCAGTATCTGGGCCAAGGTGGGATTGTCGGTGAGATCGATGGCAAAGGTCTTGAGCGTCTTGGTGATGGGATCCTTTGAGGTATAGGTGACGGGAGAGATGCGCCCGCCGCCCAGGTCTTGCAGGACCATGCTCTTGAGCAGGTCGTTGATATCCTCGACATTAAATCGAAGATCCACTGCGGCGTCTCCCTCGACCTCCGCGCGGTGCTCGAAGAAGCCGACGCCCGAGTTGAACATCACCACGGACTTGAGGGGCAACTTGGTCTTGGGCTCTGCCGCTGGCTCATCAGCCGCTTGGGCGCAGGCGGCGCCCAGCACCGCGAGCGCGAACGCCGAGCTAAGCAATCGGCAACGCGGTTTCGGTTGTGCAATCGAAGGCATCTCTCATTCCTCCACGCCAATGCGAAGCCACAGTCGGCGAAATGGACCGGGGTGGCGATACCGATTCGACGTCAGTCGTTCGGAGAAAGTTCCGCGGACCTGTCTGATTTTAGCTTTTTTCCGCGATGAGGACGGTTGCGATGATTAATTGCAGAGGCGGATTTGGCCTGAATTTGGGGGCGGTCGTGCCGGCTAGCCCGGCCGGTTCAGCGCCGTTAAGATGCCCGCTACACCTGAATTAAGGGGGGAACACCATGGTACTGACTCCCAGCACAATGCTGCCTTTGGGGACACGGGCGCCCGATTTTTCGCTGCCAGACGCCGACGGTAAATTGGTCCGCTTAGCCGACTTTTCTGACAAACCGGCGCTGCTAGTCGCGTTCATTTGCAATCATTGCCCCTACGTCAAACATGTGGCGGCAGGGCTAGCGCAGCTCGCGCGCGACTACCAATCGAAGGGCGCCGGTGTGGTGGGAATCAACTCGAACGATGCCGACAAGTATCCCGACGACTCGCCGGCAAAGATGCGTGAGGAAGTCGCATTGCGGGGATACACATTCCCCTACTTGTACGACGAATCGCAGGCCGTGGCCAAGGCGTATCGCGCCGCCTGCACGCCCGACTTCTATGTTTTTGATCGGGACCACAAATTGGTTTATCGAGGGCAGATGGACGGTAGCCGTCCAGACAGCGGGATACCGGTGACTGGCAATGATCTGCGGGCAGCGCTCGATGCTGTTTTGGCAGGCAAACCGCCAGCGAGTGAACAACGAGCGAGCATCGGCTGCAACATCAAATGGAGGGCCGGCGGCGAGCCCGACTATTTTGGCCAAACCAAGTAACGAAGCCGCGAAACCACTCTGTCTCCATTCCAAACGCGAGCGCACAATGAGCCTTCAAGGAAAGACGATCTTTATTACTGGCGCCAGCCGTGGC containing:
- a CDS encoding DUF11 domain-containing protein, whose protein sequence is MVGPGRHRFVTRWALLAAALLLTRVAWAQAPVVGPPIAPPPISQPLVAQPPVAQPMVPVAPPLYAAPATPASPLTSQCLSSICPGGSCSLGSCSLGPCCGPRPCQPKTAAPPKPKQPNFRPDPNPLHEQHRPAGIFVSPRQVIAPVGSEVVVLAGLCDHESHLIADENVEWLLAPGGVGQFMQVGRRNSLHYLNIFTAASEKVDNSYAIGTTSSKYVCLTRGTPTLDDDVAVLKGQSWVTVSSPVEGTSFVTAFGPEVYGWDRRQQTAQIHWVDAQWQFPPAAVNPVGTRHIFTTVISKATNRQPVQGWRVRYEIVGGPEAGFAPGGAKIAEVASNELGQASVEIFQQTPTPGTNQIAIQIIRPNDTATGAQRLILGTGSTTKTWGAPDISLRHTGPAQAAVGALASYRIEVNNPGGATVRDVVISEELPPGLTFESGNPPPGVQGQRLIWRLGDLPSQQSRLIDINLRVAAPGTFNLCAALASADGVGAQDCVSTTVMTTSLDVRMLGPDTAQTGQDVAFQVSVTNGGNTPLSGLKIVDRFDAGFQHAVAANPLERDLGVIEAGQTQTVAITLRAVQAGQQCNSVDVVGAGGILGSARKCVTVAAAPGGPPPPPTVPPGVTPTISVTKTGPASVNVGEMADFDIYVKNTGTVTVNELKVADNYDLALDPVQATRGYSFVGDDIVWLIDTLPPGKDFRLQIRCRCQKAIGRACNRVTVTTREEARADSEACLEIRPGQAAPPAQPGQPAASNLQVTIVDLRDPVAAGREVDYEVRVTNRGTTPDQQVRVTVSAPLEMTPLGPGTSGPARADLVGQRVEFRPFPQLEPNATLTYRVRMRAQRAGTVRVGVQVTSQGMPRGASADTETTIVTGP
- a CDS encoding DUF4139 domain-containing protein: MPSIAQPKPRCRLLSSAFALAVLGAACAQAADEPAAEPKTKLPLKSVVMFNSGVGFFEHRAEVEGDAAVDLRFNVEDINDLLKSMVLQDLGGGRISPVTYTSKDPITKTLKTFAIDLTDNPTLAQILGQVRGETVEVEAPEKTTGIIVGLEKRKRKASSDGDTIIEFDVINLLTESGLKSIPLEQISSIRFANVKLNQEFGQALALLASGHSTDKKTVTLRFSGDGKRAVRVGYIQEAPIWKTSYRLVLKDKESPLLQGWAIVENTTEEDWDNVRLTLVSGRPISFVMDLYEPLYLQRPVVEPELFASLRPQQYGQDLAQSEQRFRGAAGGAAPPMRKARSGQLAAAAPAAPAPTAEGMEAQSAAADAGFVVGNVEPAAQASEVGELFQYAIDEPVTLQRQKSAMLPIVNSPVEAEKVSIYNVNVQPKHPLNGLKLTNKTDLHLMQGPITVFDGGAYAGDAQIEDLAPGSERLISYALDLEIEVSQEQKSHPEEITGVKIVKGVLEAQRKFRRSVEYTIKNSAGQPRKVLIEHPFDPNWTLVEPAKPAEKTRDRYRFEVTAEPGKPAKLTVVEEMVNTQHLAVLDLDLGAIHYYLTGAKVKEEVKQALREVVAKRQAIESVVNQRQNIEKQVAAIDQDQTRIRENMGKIGQNTELYNRYLKKLNSQEDELEKSRGQIEDLTVEEQKLRRELEDYLRNLTLE
- a CDS encoding thioredoxin family protein, translating into MVLTPSTMLPLGTRAPDFSLPDADGKLVRLADFSDKPALLVAFICNHCPYVKHVAAGLAQLARDYQSKGAGVVGINSNDADKYPDDSPAKMREEVALRGYTFPYLYDESQAVAKAYRAACTPDFYVFDRDHKLVYRGQMDGSRPDSGIPVTGNDLRAALDAVLAGKPPASEQRASIGCNIKWRAGGEPDYFGQTK